A genome region from Penaeus chinensis breed Huanghai No. 1 chromosome 15, ASM1920278v2, whole genome shotgun sequence includes the following:
- the LOC125032900 gene encoding ice-structuring glycoprotein-like: protein MSRLRRLIAPSPPPTSSPLTPSKEYKQTNKCISLSTHILTTFNNSTHHSVTTTTLSPLTTTALTTTALTTTALATTALTTTALTPTALATTALATPALTTPALTPTALTPTALATPALTPTALTPTALATTALATTALTTTGNGGRRGVYLRPEFYL from the exons ATGTCACGACTTCGTAGAC TCAtcgctccgtcaccaccaccgacCTCTTCACCACTTACTCCTTCCAAagaatataaacagacaaataaatgcatatcacTATCCACCCACATTCTCACTACCTTCAACAACTCCACACATcactccgtcaccaccaccaccttaagCCCGctcaccaccaccgccctcaccaccaccgccctcaccaCCACCGCCCTCGCCACCACCGCCCTCACCACCACAGCCCTCACCCCCACCGCCCTCGCCACCACCGCCCTCGCCACCCCCGCCCTCAccacccccgccctcacccccaccGCCCTCACCCCCACCGCCCTCGccacccccgccctcacccccaccGCCCTCACCCCCACCGCCCTCGCCACCACCGCCCTCGCCACCACCGCCCTCACCACCACCGGAAACGGAGGGCGTCGCGGAGTATATCTCAGGCCCGAGTTTTATCTATGA